AGAGAAGATAAAAGCATTATTGTTGCAATCAATAAGCTGAAAATAGATTCAATTTTACCATAACCAAAGGGTCTTTTTTTATCTTCGGGAGAAGTAGAAATTTTAAAACCTATAACAACTAACAAATTTGTTATACAATCTGAAGACGAATTAATACCGTCAGCTATAATACTAAAAAAACCAAAGAAAAATCCAATGACTATTTTTAATAAGGCGAGTACTAAATTTAGTATAAAGGAAAAAATACTTGTATAAAAAATAGTACTTTCTTGTTGTTTTTCATCTAATAAACCTGAATAAACAAGTCTGTTATTTTCAATGTTAAAACCTTCTTTTTTTAGAAGATTATATAGGGCATTATCAAAATTAGGAACAATAAGACTATCAAAATTATTTTTTTTAGCATATTGTAAGCATTTTGTAAGAAGAGTTTTTCCATAACTAATATATCTTTTATTAGGGATTACATAAAATTCTTTTACTATATTTTCTTCTAAAATTGCATAACAAATTTGTTCATTATTTTCAATTATATTTATTTTCATAAAACCTCCATATAAAAAGGTCATACATTAAATTCTCGAAACACAATTACCATCCGTTTCATATGATTTCACTCAAGTGTAGCTACTCTATAAACCTAGAAATCTAGTCTTAATGCTGCTTCGTTCCCGATCTGACATAGTTCGCCTAATTTCTACCAAATAGAACTACACTCTCAACACTTCCTCATATGGCGTAATACCAAAGTGTACCTTAAAAATAATATGGCTTCCACTAAAGCGGATTGTGGATATAGGGCACCGCTAGCTCCCCAGCTTGTATGACCATTATAAATAGTAACATTATTTAAAAAAAAAATCAAATAAATTTTGTAAAAAAAATATATAAATGATATAATAAAGGAAAAAAAGGAGGAAAAATGCTGGATAAGATATTATGGGGGATATTCTATATTATAACTGCAGTTATAATTTTATTCTTCTTATTCAAAGAAAAGAAAGTTACTGAGATTTTAGAAAATATATCAGATGCTTTTTCAAGTAGAATTGAAATAAAAAAGGAAATTAATAAAAATGTTATTATTGGTTTAAATATATTTAACTGTTTTGTTGTAGGTGGAATTTTTATATTTTTTGTAGATAAGACAGCAAGTGATATTTTACCCTTAAAGCAAGTAGCCCTATATGTAGTAGTAATAGCTAATATAGTTTTATTACTTTTAAATAAAAAGAAAGAATATTTATTTGTTTTAAATATTATAATGTTATTTATAGGTGTTAATATATTTGGAATTTATGATAAGAGTTTTAACTTGAGTATGGCCTTATCTGTACCCTTACTTCTTATATCAATTTATTTGGAGAAGGAAGATTTTAGAAAAAGATGTAGATTTTTGATTAATGCGATATTTTTACTTATTTTAATAACTATATTACAAAGTCATTATTTGGGAAATTATGTAATACCTACTCAATCAATGGAACCTACTATTTTAACGAAAGATAGAATTTTTTCAAATAATATTATATATAAATTTGAAAATCCTAAATTAAATGATATTATTTCTTTTGAAGAACCACTTAATAACCAAGTTATGTATACAAAAAGAATAACAGGTGTAGCTGGTACAATATTTAAAATACAAGATAATAAGATATATAGTAATAGCTTGAAAATAAGCGATAGATATTATAATAATGGTAAAGATTCTTTATACGAAATTTTGGGGCAAAATGAAATATATATACCTAAAAAAGGTGATGAAGTTAGAATTATTAAAGTATTGGAATTTGATAGTGAAGCAGGTAAAATAAATATTTTGACTCCTCAAGAATTTTTAAATAAATATAGGGGTCAAGACTATACAAAACTTGTGGGATTGTATAATAATATAACAGATAGAAGTATAACAAAGAGATATACATTTATAATGCAAGAAAAGAATCATAATGAATTAATGTTACCTATATTAGATTTTAAATATAATAAAAGAAGATTTGAAAAACTTTTAAGTGGTCAATATGAAAAACTAACTGATGATTATTATATGGCTATGGGTGACAATACTGATAATAGTGAAGATTCAAGATATTTTGGTTATGTTAAAAAGAGTAGAATAAGAGGTAAGTTATTCTTTAGATGGATGCCTTTTAATAGAATAGGATTTATGTCAAATGGAAATTAAAACTATAGTTGAAATACATAATGAAAATTTTGAAAAAAAGGTTGATTCATCATATTTTGAAAGTTTAACGAATATTTATAATATTTATACAATAGAAAATAAGGGCTATTTAATCTTATTGGATAGTGTAGATGTATATGAAATATTTGAAATAGCGGTTAGCATAAAAGAACAAAGTAAGGGCATAGGAAGTAGATTAATGTCCTTACTTCCAAAAGATAAAGATATTTTATTAGAAGTTAATGAAAAAAATACAAAAGCCTTAGCCTTATATAAAAGACAAGGCTTTTTGCAAATATATGAAAGAAAAAAATATTATGGAGATTTTAGTGCAATAATAATGAAAAAAGTTTGTGTTTTATAAGTTTTCATTATATACTTTATTATGAGAAAGTTAAGAAAAAGTGAGTTTAGATTACTTAATATAATATTTAAAGAAAAAAGGATTAGTTCTTGCGAATTACAAAAAAAATTAAAAATTACTGGTGCTGCTATATCTAGAACACTTAAAAAATTAGAAGAAGTAGGATATATCAAACAGGTTCATGAAAAAAATTTTAATAAGAAAGGAAGACCTAGAAAAATAGTTAAAATAAATGAAGATTTTAAGAAAGTTATAGGTGTAACACTAGGTTTAGGTTTTTTGAGTATATCGGTAGCTAATTTGGAAGGAAAAATCCTTGAAAATAAAAGAAAAAAATTTTTCATAAAGAAAAATAAAAGTTTAATTGATTTATTATTAGAAGAAATGTCTAAAATAATATCAAAATATTCTAAAAATGAAATTATTGGTATAGGTGTAGCTATACATGGGATTGTTGATCCTTTTAAAAAAGAAATAATTCTGTCACCTTTTTTTAAATGGAAAAATTTAAAATTAGGGGATTTATTAGAAGAAAAATTTGATATTCCTGTGATTTTAGAAAATAATGTGAATGCAATGTTAAATGCTGAAAATTTATTTGGTCGTTCTAAAAATATGGAAAATTGTTTATATATTTATATGAACAATGGTGTAGGTGGAGCATTAAAAATTAATAACAGTATATATAGAGGATCAAGACTGCAAGCCGGAGAAATAGGGCATTATATTATAGATAAAAATTCAAATTGTGTATGTAATTGTGGTAAAGTGGGTTGCTTACAATTTGAGTTTTCAGCAGAAAATATAAAATTATTAATTGCAAATGAGATAGAAAAGAAATTTATGAATAAATATAATATAGATAAATACGAAATGAAGCAAATATATGCTGTAACAAAAAAATATCCTCTTTTAAAAAAAATAATTGAAAGATTAGCAATGAGAATGGGAGAATATATAGGAAATTTATTACAAGTTATAGATATAGATAATGTAATAATTGCAGGTGATATAATTTATACAAAAAATATATTTATTGATTCTTTTCAAAAAGGTATAGATAAAAATTTAATAAAAGAAATACAAGATGAAAAAATTAATGTATATTATACAGAATTGAAAGATAAAATAGAAGATATTTCTTCTGTAAGTCTAATCTTAAAAAAGCTATTTGAATATGATGATTTAATTAGTATTTAAAAAGGTGCAATACGTTTGTAATGCACCCTTTTTTTAATCAATCATAAGTAATATAGGTGTTCTAAGTAAGCTTGCATAAGTTACTAAAGGTAATTTTGATTTAACATATTTATTTAGATTAAAATCTTTGTCAATAGAATAAATACTGCATTTATCAATTTCTAAATATTTTTTCATTTCTTCAATAACTTCATCAATATTTTTTATACCATCAACTAAACCATTTAAATAAGCTTGTTCTCCTGTCCAAACACGACCTTGTGCTATTCGTTCTAATCTATTGTCAGACATATGTCTTGCTTTAATAACAACAGTTTTGAATTCTTTATAAACAGCATTCATATGATCTATAATAATTTCAGTAGTTTCTCTTGTTAGATTTTCATATAAATTTCCATATTCTGTTGTTTTACCTATTGATAAACCATCAAAATTCAAACCTAAATTTTTAGTTAACTTAGTAAAAGTAGGATACATACTAACAACTCCTATTGAACCTGTAAGAGTATTTTTGTTTGCAAACATTTTGTCAGCAGCACAAGAAATATAGTAACCACCAGAAGCACAAACATCTTTCATTGAAACAAAAAGAGGTACTGTGATTTTTTCTTTTAAATATGAATAAATTAAGCTAGATTCATATGCAGATCCTCCAGGTGAATTTATTTGTAATATAACACCAGCAAGGCTAGTGCCTATATCATTGACTTTTTCAACTTTTTTCTTTACTTCTTCAAAACTAAGTTCTTTTTCACTTATTGTACCATCTAAACTAACAATGGCTATTACATTCTTTTGTTGTTTCTTTTTTTTGAACTTATATGAAGTGATAGTTACTATTTTTTCTTTATCAAGTAATTCCCATTTATTAATACGCTTATCAATTAAATTTTTATTAGAATTAAAAAATAAATTTCCTGATAAAATATCTTCTGTTGGATCATAATTTCTTCTTTCCTTTATTGTATCAATAAAGTTTTTAAATCTAATATCAAATAAAGTTTTTAAATTTTCTTTGAAAGGCTCACTCATTTTTGATCTTGAATAATTTTCTCCAGCAGCCTTGTATGAACCTATGTGTAAAATATTCATTCTAACACCTATTTTTTTGAAAAAATCTTTGAAATATGTTATTTTTCTTGAATATCCTCTTAAAATTAATGATGAATTTATGGTATTTTCCAAATAAATTTTATCGGCTAAAAGAGCTAAATAATATGTTTCATTTGTAAGAAGTGTAGCTATGGCTATAACTTCCTTTTCTTTATTTAATTTTTTAAATATAGGTTGTAATTCTTCGATTTGTACAGAAGTTAAAGAAGTTTTGTCTACATCTATAATTATTTTCTTTATTTTTTCATCATATAAAACAAAATCTAATTTTTGTTTAAGTTCTAAAAAGTTCATTTTTTCGTCAAATGGATTATTTTCTTTATCGTAGCAGAAATTTTTATTTATTAAAAGCGTGTTAGCTTTTTTTTGCTTAATAGTTTTTAAATTTTTGTTTAAAAAAAATTGTTTAAATACAAAAAGACAAAGAATGAACAAGATTAAAAGAATAAAAAAAGCGATAAATATACTATTCAAAACACTGTAAAACAAATTTGACATTTAATCCTCCTATTGTAAATATTTTGTATTTATTATATCATGTAATTACCAAAAATACAAAAGAGGTGAATAAAATGAACTACGGCTGGTTTTTAATAACATTAGGAGCAGCAATGTGGGGTATAGATGGAGTGTTACTAACACCTAGATACTTTCAATATGGTTTTTATGATGTGAAATTCATTGTATTTGTATCTCATTTATTTCCTACAATCATATTATCAATATTATTTTTCAATAAATATAAGCTATTGAAAAAGTTTAAAAAACATGATTTTATTTTTTATGGTTTAATATCATTATTTGGAGGGTGTATAGGGACTTTATCAATAGTTAAGGCTTTACAGTTAAGTAATTATAGTTTGAGTATGGTTACACTTATTCAAAAAGCACAGCCAATATTTGCAGTAATATTAGCCTATATTATTTTAGGTGAAAGACCAAAAAAAAGATTCTATATCATATTGGTAATAACATTAGTTGCCTTATACTTATTGATATTTGGATTAAAAAATCCTGGTTTATTACCTAAGCAAAATTTACAAGCTGCAATATATTCATTTATAGCCGCAATGTCATTTGGAGGTTCAACAGTTTTTGGAAAAGCTGTAGTAAATAATCATTCATTTTTAACTACAACTTTTTATAGATTTTTATTCACAACACTAATCATGGTTGTAATTTTAATAATATTCCCAAGTAACACTGTTGCATCTTTTTCTCAATATATATCAAGTCCTAATATTTATTTATTAACTATAATTATTGCAATATATAGCTTGATAGGTATTATGATATATTATAAGGGAATGATAACAACCAAAGCCTCATATGCAACAATTTGTGAATTAGCCTATCCTTTGACTTCAGTAATAGTTGAAGCAGTGGTTTATAAGCATTATTTAACTCATTTACAAATTTTAGCTGCTATAGTATTAATAGGATCAATAGTATATTTGAATTTAGGTAAGGAATAAAAAATGAGCAAATGCTCATTTTTTTTTACCATTTTTAATTGATTTGAAAGAAAAAG
The DNA window shown above is from Sneathia sanguinegens and carries:
- the lepB gene encoding signal peptidase I is translated as MLDKILWGIFYIITAVIILFFLFKEKKVTEILENISDAFSSRIEIKKEINKNVIIGLNIFNCFVVGGIFIFFVDKTASDILPLKQVALYVVVIANIVLLLLNKKKEYLFVLNIIMLFIGVNIFGIYDKSFNLSMALSVPLLLISIYLEKEDFRKRCRFLINAIFLLILITILQSHYLGNYVIPTQSMEPTILTKDRIFSNNIIYKFENPKLNDIISFEEPLNNQVMYTKRITGVAGTIFKIQDNKIYSNSLKISDRYYNNGKDSLYEILGQNEIYIPKKGDEVRIIKVLEFDSEAGKINILTPQEFLNKYRGQDYTKLVGLYNNITDRSITKRYTFIMQEKNHNELMLPILDFKYNKRRFEKLLSGQYEKLTDDYYMAMGDNTDNSEDSRYFGYVKKSRIRGKLFFRWMPFNRIGFMSNGN
- a CDS encoding GNAT family N-acetyltransferase produces the protein MEIKTIVEIHNENFEKKVDSSYFESLTNIYNIYTIENKGYLILLDSVDVYEIFEIAVSIKEQSKGIGSRLMSLLPKDKDILLEVNEKNTKALALYKRQGFLQIYERKKYYGDFSAIIMKKVCVL
- a CDS encoding ROK family transcriptional regulator, translated to MRKLRKSEFRLLNIIFKEKRISSCELQKKLKITGAAISRTLKKLEEVGYIKQVHEKNFNKKGRPRKIVKINEDFKKVIGVTLGLGFLSISVANLEGKILENKRKKFFIKKNKSLIDLLLEEMSKIISKYSKNEIIGIGVAIHGIVDPFKKEIILSPFFKWKNLKLGDLLEEKFDIPVILENNVNAMLNAENLFGRSKNMENCLYIYMNNGVGGALKINNSIYRGSRLQAGEIGHYIIDKNSNCVCNCGKVGCLQFEFSAENIKLLIANEIEKKFMNKYNIDKYEMKQIYAVTKKYPLLKKIIERLAMRMGEYIGNLLQVIDIDNVIIAGDIIYTKNIFIDSFQKGIDKNLIKEIQDEKINVYYTELKDKIEDISSVSLILKKLFEYDDLISI
- the sppA gene encoding signal peptide peptidase SppA, whose product is MSNLFYSVLNSIFIAFFILLILFILCLFVFKQFFLNKNLKTIKQKKANTLLINKNFCYDKENNPFDEKMNFLELKQKLDFVLYDEKIKKIIIDVDKTSLTSVQIEELQPIFKKLNKEKEVIAIATLLTNETYYLALLADKIYLENTINSSLILRGYSRKITYFKDFFKKIGVRMNILHIGSYKAAGENYSRSKMSEPFKENLKTLFDIRFKNFIDTIKERRNYDPTEDILSGNLFFNSNKNLIDKRINKWELLDKEKIVTITSYKFKKKKQQKNVIAIVSLDGTISEKELSFEEVKKKVEKVNDIGTSLAGVILQINSPGGSAYESSLIYSYLKEKITVPLFVSMKDVCASGGYYISCAADKMFANKNTLTGSIGVVSMYPTFTKLTKNLGLNFDGLSIGKTTEYGNLYENLTRETTEIIIDHMNAVYKEFKTVVIKARHMSDNRLERIAQGRVWTGEQAYLNGLVDGIKNIDEVIEEMKKYLEIDKCSIYSIDKDFNLNKYVKSKLPLVTYASLLRTPILLMID
- a CDS encoding DMT family transporter; the encoded protein is MNYGWFLITLGAAMWGIDGVLLTPRYFQYGFYDVKFIVFVSHLFPTIILSILFFNKYKLLKKFKKHDFIFYGLISLFGGCIGTLSIVKALQLSNYSLSMVTLIQKAQPIFAVILAYIILGERPKKRFYIILVITLVALYLLIFGLKNPGLLPKQNLQAAIYSFIAAMSFGGSTVFGKAVVNNHSFLTTTFYRFLFTTLIMVVILIIFPSNTVASFSQYISSPNIYLLTIIIAIYSLIGIMIYYKGMITTKASYATICELAYPLTSVIVEAVVYKHYLTHLQILAAIVLIGSIVYLNLGKE